From the Anguilla anguilla isolate fAngAng1 chromosome 6, fAngAng1.pri, whole genome shotgun sequence genome, one window contains:
- the arf6a gene encoding ADP-ribosylation factor 6a, protein MGKMLSKIFGNKEMRILMLGLDAAGKTTILYKLKLGQSVTTIPTVGFNVETVTYKNVKFNVWDVGGQDKIRPLWRHYYTGTQGLIFVVDCADRDRIDEARQELHRIINDREMREAIILIFANKQDLPDAMKPHEIQEKLGLTRIRDRNWYVQPSCATTGDGLYEGLTWLTSNYKS, encoded by the coding sequence ATGGGGAAAATGCTGTCAAAAATCTTTGGCAACAAGGAGATGAGAATATTGATGCTTGGACTTGATGCAGCGGGGAAGACCACTATTCTTTACAAACTGAAACTGGGACAATCAGTCACCACCATCCCCACCGTCGGGTTCAACGTGGAGACTGTGACATACAAAAACGTGAAATTCAACGTGTGGGATGTCGGGGGGCAAGATAAGATACGACCCTTGTGGCGACACTATTACACGGGTACGCAGGGGTTAATTTTCGTGGTGGATTGCGCGGATAGAGATCGGATAGACGAGGCTAGGCAAGAGCTGCACCGCATCATTAATGACCGGGAGATGCGGGAAGCCATTATCCTGATTTTTGCCAATAAGCAAGACCTGCCTGATGCCATGAAGCCACACGAAATCCAGGAGAAACTGGGTTTGACCCGGATCAGAGATAGGAATTGGTACGTGCAGCCATCCTGCGCGACCACAGGTGATGGACTGTACGAAGGCCTTACTTGGCTAACTTCGAATTACAAATCATAA